A window of the Nitrososphaerota archaeon genome harbors these coding sequences:
- a CDS encoding ABC transporter ATP-binding protein: MLTLRDVSSGYDGNEILHSIALEIERPAIYVVLGPNGAGKTTLFRTVAGVLKPTTGGVMLDGNDLYAANELRHEIGYLSHYPALPEEMTVAKALGYYGAIEQGDVQAAIDSLGLRDLAMKKVNDLSQGQKKRASIAKLFLKERKLYLMDEPTSNLDPVVAKEVRDILLKLSKDRFVLYSSHNLYEAQEIGDYIILIKEGRLGFFGTKDELKAGGYRIGLKASASLSGLFPNGKMEKDYFVVPVAGPKDVGEVVRKVVAAGIAVYEAKEMGNPLEDLFTGGAT, from the coding sequence GTGCTGACCCTTCGTGATGTCAGTTCGGGCTACGATGGCAATGAGATACTCCATTCAATCGCCCTTGAAATCGAAAGACCCGCCATCTACGTGGTCCTTGGGCCCAACGGCGCGGGGAAGACAACCCTGTTCCGGACGGTGGCGGGGGTCTTGAAGCCAACGACAGGAGGAGTAATGCTGGACGGAAACGACCTCTACGCGGCCAACGAGCTCAGACATGAGATCGGCTACCTCTCGCACTATCCGGCTCTCCCGGAGGAGATGACCGTGGCGAAGGCGCTCGGGTACTACGGGGCGATCGAGCAGGGTGACGTACAGGCGGCCATCGACAGCCTCGGCCTGAGGGATTTGGCCATGAAGAAGGTGAACGACCTTAGCCAAGGGCAGAAGAAGAGGGCCTCGATAGCTAAGCTCTTCCTGAAGGAGAGGAAGCTCTACCTGATGGACGAGCCGACGTCGAACCTGGACCCGGTGGTCGCCAAGGAGGTGAGGGACATACTGCTGAAGCTTAGCAAGGACAGGTTCGTGCTCTACTCTTCGCACAACCTCTACGAAGCGCAGGAAATCGGCGACTACATCATCCTCATCAAGGAAGGAAGGCTCGGCTTCTTCGGGACGAAGGACGAGCTCAAGGCCGGAGGGTACAGGATTGGCCTCAAGGCCTCGGCCAGCCTCTCAGGACTCTTCCCGAACGGAAAGATGGAGAAGGATTACTTTGTCGTGCCGGTCGCGGGGCCGAAGGACGTCGGGGAGGTCGTGAGGAAGGTGGTGGCGGCCGGGATCGCCGTCTATGAAGCCAAGGAGATGGGCAACCCCCTCGAGGACCTGTTCACCGGAGGCGCGACCTAG
- the moeB gene encoding molybdopterin-synthase adenylyltransferase MoeB has translation MKVVPSNGMSHPSILLTASEGQRYSRHLVLPEVGIEGQRRLKGSSVLVVGMGGLGIPAAVYLASAGVGQIGIVDNDVVEMTNLQRQFLFNEADLGKKKVEVAAARLRQVNPNVKIVTSDRRLDSSNALDIMRDYEVVVDATDNLPSRYLINDACVMLGKPDVYASVLGFDGQASVFWSKQGPCYRCLYPEPPPPEMVQSCETAGVLGVLPGVMGGLQAIQAIQILLGRGSPLVGRLLIFSGMDTSFDEVRIKKDSHCALCGPNPTVTKLVDYEEFCGTKKMEHVEFDVTPKALKASIDRGEKPVLLDVRETWEYELCHLEGTTLIPLGQLQARMNELDRAKEVVVYCHTGIRSTQAVALLRQAGFSNARNLQGGIDSWARQIDPKMQRY, from the coding sequence ATGAAGGTTGTCCCAAGCAACGGGATGTCACATCCAAGCATCCTCCTCACGGCCTCGGAGGGGCAGCGCTACAGCCGGCATCTGGTCCTCCCCGAAGTCGGCATCGAAGGCCAGCGGAGGCTCAAGGGCTCGTCGGTGCTGGTTGTGGGGATGGGCGGACTCGGGATTCCGGCTGCAGTCTATCTCGCCTCGGCCGGTGTCGGGCAAATCGGGATTGTCGACAACGACGTCGTCGAGATGACGAACCTGCAGAGGCAGTTCCTCTTCAACGAGGCCGACCTTGGGAAGAAGAAGGTCGAAGTGGCCGCGGCCAGGCTCAGGCAGGTCAACCCGAACGTGAAGATTGTGACCTCCGACCGCAGGCTCGATTCCTCCAACGCGCTGGACATCATGCGGGACTACGAAGTCGTCGTCGACGCGACAGACAACCTGCCGAGCCGCTACCTGATCAACGACGCGTGCGTCATGCTGGGGAAGCCGGACGTTTACGCGAGCGTCCTCGGCTTCGACGGGCAGGCCTCAGTGTTCTGGAGCAAGCAGGGACCGTGCTACAGGTGCCTCTACCCTGAGCCTCCCCCGCCAGAGATGGTGCAGTCCTGCGAGACTGCAGGGGTCCTCGGGGTCCTCCCCGGGGTCATGGGAGGCCTCCAAGCCATCCAGGCCATTCAGATTCTGCTGGGCAGGGGCTCTCCTCTTGTCGGCCGGCTCCTGATCTTCAGCGGGATGGACACGTCCTTTGACGAGGTCAGGATCAAGAAGGACAGCCACTGCGCCCTCTGCGGACCCAATCCGACGGTCACGAAGCTAGTCGACTACGAAGAGTTCTGTGGGACGAAGAAGATGGAACACGTCGAGTTCGACGTGACGCCGAAGGCCCTCAAGGCATCAATCGACCGGGGCGAGAAACCCGTGCTGCTCGACGTACGCGAGACCTGGGAATACGAACTCTGCCACCTCGAGGGGACCACGCTGATACCTCTTGGGCAGCTTCAGGCCAGGATGAACGAGTTGGACAGGGCGAAGGAGGTGGTCGTCTACTGCCACACCGGAATCAGGAGCACTCAGGCCGTCGCGTTGCTCAGGCAAGCTGGATTCTCCAACGCGCGGAACCTGCAGGGAGGAATCGATTCCTGGGCCCGGCAGATTGACCCCAAGATGCAACGATACTGA
- a CDS encoding exo-alpha-sialidase, with the protein MKGTKERTLLLVGTAKGAFVLSSEDSRRTWKVSGPHFKGNEIYHLSHDPRNGMIFASVNSNHWGPSVARSFDEGRTWKLSKTPPRFPKGSGLSVARVWHIEPGPEDEPKVIYAGVAPACLFRSDDGGASWSPNVAMMKHPTRKKWQPGAGGLCLHSVLVDERDSKKMHIAISAVGTMFTEDGGETWAFQNKHVLADFLPEKYPVFGQCVHKIARNSQRPNVIFQQNHCGVYRSDNGGEDWVDIRNNLPSRFGFPIAVDANDPRRVYVAPLEEDWSRIPPDGHFAVWASDNSGKEWERLDEGFPRVSYFTVLREGMTNDSEDPCGLYVGTTTGQLFASRDQGLHWKRITDGFPPILSVSVSRT; encoded by the coding sequence ATGAAGGGCACCAAGGAGAGAACGCTCCTTCTCGTCGGGACAGCCAAGGGGGCATTCGTCCTGTCGTCTGAAGACTCGAGAAGGACATGGAAGGTCTCGGGGCCTCACTTCAAGGGGAACGAAATCTATCATCTGTCGCATGACCCACGGAACGGTATGATTTTTGCTTCGGTCAATAGCAATCATTGGGGACCCAGCGTCGCGAGGTCTTTCGACGAGGGCCGCACGTGGAAGCTTTCGAAGACCCCGCCCAGGTTCCCCAAGGGCTCGGGCCTGTCGGTGGCGAGGGTATGGCACATCGAGCCGGGGCCCGAAGACGAGCCGAAAGTAATCTACGCCGGCGTAGCACCTGCCTGCCTCTTCAGGTCTGATGACGGCGGCGCAAGTTGGTCCCCCAACGTCGCCATGATGAAACATCCGACCCGCAAGAAGTGGCAGCCGGGGGCCGGAGGCCTGTGTCTCCACTCCGTGCTGGTCGACGAACGCGACTCGAAGAAGATGCACATCGCGATCTCGGCGGTCGGGACCATGTTCACCGAGGACGGAGGAGAGACGTGGGCCTTCCAGAACAAGCACGTCCTCGCTGACTTCCTTCCAGAGAAGTACCCCGTCTTCGGGCAGTGCGTCCACAAGATCGCGAGGAACTCCCAGAGGCCTAACGTAATCTTCCAGCAGAATCATTGCGGAGTCTACCGCAGCGACAATGGAGGGGAGGACTGGGTGGACATAAGAAACAACCTGCCTTCGAGGTTCGGCTTTCCGATAGCCGTCGACGCCAACGACCCGAGGCGCGTCTACGTGGCCCCGCTCGAGGAAGATTGGTCGAGGATTCCCCCGGACGGCCACTTCGCTGTGTGGGCTTCGGACAACAGCGGGAAGGAGTGGGAAAGGCTCGACGAAGGGTTCCCCAGGGTCTCCTACTTCACGGTGTTGAGGGAAGGGATGACGAATGACTCAGAAGACCCCTGCGGCCTTTACGTTGGAACGACCACGGGACAGCTCTTTGCCAGCAGAGACCAGGGGCTCCATTGGAAGAGGATCACTGACGGATTCCCCCCCATCCTCTCTGTCTCGGTATCTCGTACGTGA
- a CDS encoding MoaD/ThiS family protein, producing MKITGQLSDYTRGRREMQVKAADDVLEMVRRLDSEFPGIGRRILTDQDQIRPYVNVFVNKDNARDTEGVRTGLRDGDVVHIVPSVAGG from the coding sequence GTGAAGATTACGGGTCAGCTTTCGGACTACACCCGAGGGCGCAGGGAGATGCAGGTCAAAGCAGCCGACGACGTTCTGGAGATGGTCAGACGGCTGGACAGCGAGTTCCCCGGCATAGGGCGGAGGATCCTTACTGACCAGGATCAAATCAGACCATACGTCAACGTCTTCGTCAACAAGGACAATGCGAGGGATACCGAAGGGGTGCGGACAGGGCTGAGAGACGGCGATGTTGTTCATATAGTTCCGTCCGTGGCTGGAGGCTAG
- a CDS encoding ABC transporter permease, which yields MSGGWSRKLVAAVLVNSFYAMKNYPVVLLNTILSPISFLVVVNFVSKGVLLNQAIEGGFIMSMFSSGMGLQADLSHLKNDFKLQDMVVSSPTTPGLYVLGMAISEVVYAIPALATLVVLLAIFVHPGVFQAIELLGIMLLMFSTSVTIGFTLSTFSSDIVQSFAFSALISTLFSTLPPVYYPITYIPLPFRYLAYLSPTTFAAEISQSTTGLLQLSSLHLALDWLVLVSVMVALALIAVKKARWRDV from the coding sequence GTGAGCGGAGGGTGGAGCAGGAAGCTGGTAGCCGCGGTGCTCGTCAACTCCTTCTACGCGATGAAGAACTACCCCGTCGTCCTGCTCAACACGATTCTTTCACCGATTTCCTTCCTGGTGGTGGTGAACTTCGTCAGCAAGGGCGTCCTCCTCAACCAGGCGATCGAGGGCGGATTCATCATGAGCATGTTCTCGAGCGGCATGGGGCTCCAGGCTGACCTCTCCCACCTGAAGAACGACTTCAAGCTACAGGACATGGTCGTCAGTTCCCCGACCACGCCTGGGCTGTACGTGCTTGGGATGGCGATTTCAGAGGTGGTCTACGCCATACCCGCCCTTGCGACTTTGGTGGTCCTTCTCGCAATATTCGTCCATCCGGGAGTCTTCCAGGCGATAGAACTCCTGGGGATCATGCTTCTCATGTTTTCGACCTCAGTGACCATCGGTTTCACCCTCTCGACCTTCTCGAGCGACATCGTCCAGAGCTTCGCGTTCTCGGCCCTGATCTCGACCCTTTTCTCGACTCTGCCGCCCGTCTACTACCCAATCACCTACATCCCCCTGCCGTTCAGGTATCTGGCCTACCTATCGCCGACGACCTTTGCCGCAGAGATTTCGCAGTCGACGACCGGCCTCCTGCAGCTGTCATCCCTCCACCTGGCGCTCGACTGGCTCGTCCTGGTATCCGTCATGGTGGCCCTCGCGCTGATAGCTGTGAAGAAGGCGAGGTGGAGAGATGTCTGA
- a CDS encoding ABC transporter ATP-binding protein — protein MGELFCEGLTKIYSGSNGKKALDSVDIAVASRGIFSLIGMNGAGKTTLVRILATNLEPTSGRALIDGVDVVREAKKLRERIAIVPQEARTIPWMTPKQSIFSYLLWRGVDYGAARSRALEALAKVGLEEKADVLNRKLSGGQRRKVLVATVLAADAEITFLDEPTTGLDPISRKELWESMREVAKDRFMILTTHYLEEAEQLAETIGILDNGKLIGIGSLDSLRKMVKYQYSIRIPSSTRTPPMEDAVATVGKDGQTQILTNEGEAYRISKGLLEAGSRFSVNRISLDDVFFHLVKTGVQEAGEE, from the coding sequence TTGGGGGAACTTTTCTGCGAAGGCCTGACCAAAATCTACAGCGGCTCAAACGGCAAGAAGGCCCTGGACTCTGTGGACATTGCTGTGGCATCGAGGGGCATCTTTTCGCTCATCGGAATGAACGGCGCGGGGAAGACCACTCTTGTACGAATCCTCGCCACGAACCTCGAGCCTACGTCGGGGAGGGCCCTCATCGACGGCGTCGACGTGGTGCGGGAAGCGAAGAAGCTGAGGGAGAGGATAGCGATAGTACCGCAGGAGGCGCGGACCATCCCGTGGATGACGCCGAAACAGAGCATCTTCTCCTATCTCCTTTGGCGCGGGGTGGACTACGGGGCGGCCAGGAGCAGGGCGCTGGAGGCCCTGGCGAAGGTCGGGTTGGAGGAGAAGGCCGACGTGTTGAACCGGAAGCTCTCCGGGGGACAGAGGAGGAAAGTCCTCGTCGCCACGGTACTGGCGGCGGACGCTGAAATCACATTCTTGGACGAGCCTACCACCGGCCTCGATCCCATTTCCAGGAAGGAGCTCTGGGAGTCCATGAGGGAGGTCGCGAAGGACCGGTTCATGATTCTGACGACACATTATCTCGAAGAAGCGGAGCAGCTGGCTGAGACAATCGGCATTCTGGACAATGGGAAGCTCATCGGCATAGGGAGCCTCGATTCGTTGCGGAAGATGGTCAAGTATCAGTACAGCATACGGATTCCGTCGTCGACTAGAACCCCGCCCATGGAGGACGCGGTCGCGACGGTCGGGAAGGACGGGCAGACCCAGATTCTGACCAACGAAGGAGAGGCATATCGGATTTCAAAGGGCCTCCTCGAGGCGGGCTCCAGGTTCTCAGTCAACAGGATATCCCTGGACGACGTCTTCTTCCACCTGGTCAAGACAGGAGTTCAGGAGGCGGGAGAGGAGTGA
- a CDS encoding glutaredoxin, which produces MGPTVKSIHVVSAEWCPHCVPTTVEPMKKAATELGARFQLHDIDTDEVETADELVKKYGDWSSDYLIPQVFVEFDDGSFKHVLTGDPRGVPFTRRAVEEFLGSGYYSELKSAKTGNPDRKP; this is translated from the coding sequence ATGGGCCCTACAGTGAAGTCAATCCATGTAGTTTCGGCCGAGTGGTGCCCTCACTGCGTCCCGACCACCGTGGAGCCGATGAAGAAGGCGGCGACCGAACTGGGGGCTCGCTTCCAGCTGCACGACATCGACACAGATGAAGTTGAAACGGCCGACGAGCTGGTGAAGAAGTACGGCGACTGGTCTTCTGACTATCTCATCCCACAGGTCTTCGTGGAATTCGATGATGGTTCATTCAAGCACGTTCTGACCGGTGATCCAAGAGGCGTTCCCTTCACCCGGCGAGCTGTCGAGGAATTCCTGGGGAGTGGATACTACTCGGAGCTGAAGTCAGCAAAGACAGGGAACCCGGACAGGAAACCCTGA
- a CDS encoding sulfite oxidase-like oxidoreductase, whose amino-acid sequence MTEEASPPGQVWGKKFVIYAALGIPRIDANSWRLKVDGLVSLPLEYTYAQLTSVPQTSYVKSFHCVTRWSIKDAEWEGLPIRGLVEPAEPSSEARWAMFHCADGYTAPVPVEDALREDALLAFKVNGKPLSAEQGFPARPFMPHLYGWKSAKWLNRIEFIREYVDGYWEMYGYHERANVWDEERFKGNKGKAVPRKAFGTA is encoded by the coding sequence TTGACGGAGGAAGCGTCGCCCCCCGGCCAGGTGTGGGGGAAGAAGTTCGTTATCTACGCGGCCCTAGGCATACCGAGGATCGACGCAAACTCCTGGAGGCTGAAGGTCGACGGCCTAGTCAGCCTGCCGCTGGAGTACACATACGCCCAACTCACCTCGGTCCCGCAGACATCCTACGTCAAGTCTTTCCACTGCGTAACTCGATGGAGTATCAAGGATGCCGAGTGGGAGGGTCTTCCGATTCGAGGTCTAGTCGAGCCCGCTGAGCCCAGTTCCGAAGCGAGGTGGGCGATGTTTCACTGTGCGGACGGCTACACGGCACCGGTGCCGGTCGAAGATGCGCTGCGGGAGGACGCTCTGCTCGCCTTCAAGGTCAACGGCAAACCGCTCAGTGCGGAACAGGGATTCCCAGCCAGACCCTTCATGCCCCATCTCTACGGATGGAAGAGCGCAAAGTGGCTGAACCGAATCGAGTTCATCCGCGAATATGTCGATGGCTACTGGGAGATGTACGGCTATCACGAGCGAGCAAATGTCTGGGACGAGGAGCGATTCAAGGGGAACAAGGGCAAGGCAGTCCCTCGGAAGGCGTTCGGGACAGCATAA
- a CDS encoding DsrE family protein — MKMGLVISSNEPELVWNAFRYGVKATGSGHSVKVFLLGKGVESEQIDDPKFDVKKMMKEFVGKGGTILACGTCLSIRNRDGSVLCPTSTMQDLVNLTVDSDRVLTFG; from the coding sequence ATGAAGATGGGGCTCGTCATTTCCTCAAACGAACCGGAGCTGGTCTGGAATGCGTTCAGATATGGCGTCAAGGCAACAGGGAGTGGGCATTCCGTGAAGGTCTTCCTACTTGGAAAGGGAGTGGAGTCTGAACAGATTGATGATCCCAAATTCGACGTCAAGAAGATGATGAAGGAGTTTGTGGGCAAGGGCGGTACGATTCTTGCGTGCGGTACGTGCCTCTCAATCAGAAACAGGGACGGGAGCGTGCTCTGTCCCACCTCAACGATGCAGGACCTGGTGAACCTTACCGTAGACTCGGACAGAGTCCTCACTTTCGGATGA
- a CDS encoding methyltransferase domain-containing protein: MHKQALYAQLAEYYDKIYWWKDYNQEVEFLMEAFRKYGVHGKRILEVACGTGNHTKLLTKRGYEVTGVDLSADVLRIARRKVRRGATFLQGDMRNLSEVVQGEYDAVVCLFSAISYNTNLAELRRTLEGFHAHLKRGGLAILDTHFTKEGFRDGYRGEDIFDDGDVIGARLSTSKRFGDIGELTFSYLIKDGQKTIVLRNDRHRLGLFAPEDILRVMKEAGFAKLQVFKDWTLTKGGKKPIQSENVFVGQKA; encoded by the coding sequence GTGCACAAGCAAGCGCTCTACGCGCAGCTCGCCGAGTACTATGACAAGATCTACTGGTGGAAAGACTACAACCAGGAGGTAGAGTTCCTAATGGAGGCCTTCCGCAAATACGGCGTCCATGGCAAGCGAATCCTCGAGGTGGCCTGCGGGACAGGCAACCATACAAAGCTGCTCACGAAGAGGGGCTACGAAGTCACCGGGGTGGACCTGAGCGCGGACGTCCTCCGGATTGCACGACGAAAGGTCAGGCGCGGAGCGACGTTCCTCCAGGGCGACATGCGAAACCTCAGCGAAGTCGTCCAGGGAGAGTACGATGCCGTGGTCTGCCTGTTCAGTGCAATCTCCTACAACACCAATCTCGCGGAGCTGAGAAGAACATTGGAAGGGTTCCACGCGCATCTCAAGAGAGGAGGTCTCGCCATACTCGACACGCACTTCACGAAAGAGGGGTTCAGGGACGGCTACAGAGGAGAGGACATTTTCGACGACGGGGACGTCATCGGGGCCCGCCTGAGCACCTCCAAACGCTTCGGCGACATCGGGGAGCTCACCTTCAGCTACCTAATCAAGGACGGGCAGAAGACGATAGTCCTGAGGAACGACCGCCACCGCCTCGGGCTCTTCGCCCCGGAGGATATTCTCAGGGTGATGAAAGAGGCGGGGTTCGCCAAGCTGCAGGTCTTCAAGGACTGGACCCTGACGAAGGGCGGGAAGAAGCCCATCCAGTCGGAGAATGTCTTCGTCGGCCAGAAAGCCTGA
- a CDS encoding xanthine dehydrogenase family protein molybdopterin-binding subunit → MASAVQTSVKREPTVVGQPLKRMEDPKFITGSAHFLDDLVLPKMLRACFVRSAYAHARIKGIDATEALKHPSVRLVFTSKDIVKDVTEVGTLDWGEEAKATHRYPLALDEVNFAGEAVAVVIAEDAASAEEAAELVHVQYEPLTPVVDAEKALRRGSPKVHSYLADNLAYRTQASAGNVKKAFAEADHVVKLKLEFPRLNAAPMEPRDVIASYDPAADFLTVWVASQSPHEMRDDLASALKLQETRVRVIVPDMGGGFGQKGYYPEYAVVCLASMKLGRPVKWIESRRENFLAATHGRGQKQWVEAAVRKDGRILGLKVRVLCDGGAYSDWATTMPETTVAMAPGVCDIANFYGEGLTAFTNKTPIGPYRGAARPEATYLIERTVDVIARELKLDPVKVRLKNYVSKGKFPYKSAGDMTYDSGDYEGNLRKALEVSKFDELRSFQREARSRGRLVGIGLVTYVEVCGFGSNYPQTASVTVTQHGRVIVNSGTNPHGQGHWTPWAQIVSDELGVEVDDVLVQYGDTASLPWSTVTAGSRSATVGGTAVLMATRKVKDKMSRIAAKMLGTAPERVVFMDGKVFAEGRPGKRLTFATVAETAYSPKKLPPGMEPSLYEYSAFAPAGNVFPFGTHVVMVEVDRETGVTKVLKYVAVDDVGKVLNPLIVEGQVQGGALQGISQALLEQVVYDENGQLLTSTFSEYLIPSTDTAPMIECFRTETPSPLNPLGVKGVGEAGTIAATPAVANAVEDALSPFGARVEKLPLTPSYVWSLMRAKSEDSR, encoded by the coding sequence TTGGCGTCAGCGGTGCAGACGTCCGTCAAGAGGGAACCGACTGTGGTGGGCCAGCCCCTGAAGAGGATGGAGGACCCGAAGTTCATCACTGGCTCAGCACACTTTCTAGATGACCTCGTCCTCCCGAAGATGCTTCGTGCCTGTTTCGTGAGGAGCGCCTACGCCCACGCGAGGATCAAGGGAATCGATGCCACGGAGGCCCTCAAGCATCCTTCGGTGAGACTGGTCTTTACGTCGAAGGACATCGTGAAAGACGTGACCGAGGTGGGCACCCTGGACTGGGGGGAGGAGGCGAAGGCGACCCATCGGTACCCGTTGGCTCTGGACGAGGTGAACTTCGCAGGGGAGGCAGTGGCCGTGGTCATAGCCGAAGACGCGGCCTCAGCCGAGGAAGCTGCCGAGCTTGTCCATGTGCAGTACGAACCCCTGACGCCGGTCGTGGACGCGGAGAAGGCCCTGCGGAGAGGGTCGCCGAAGGTCCACTCCTACCTCGCCGACAACCTGGCTTATCGCACGCAGGCTTCGGCGGGGAACGTGAAGAAGGCGTTCGCGGAGGCGGACCACGTCGTGAAACTCAAGCTGGAGTTCCCGAGGCTCAACGCGGCCCCCATGGAGCCCAGGGACGTAATTGCGTCCTATGATCCCGCCGCGGACTTTCTGACGGTGTGGGTGGCGAGCCAGTCCCCCCACGAGATGAGGGACGACCTGGCGTCGGCCCTGAAGCTTCAGGAGACGAGGGTGAGGGTGATCGTCCCCGACATGGGGGGTGGGTTCGGGCAGAAGGGGTACTACCCGGAGTATGCTGTAGTCTGTCTGGCTTCCATGAAGCTTGGAAGGCCGGTCAAGTGGATCGAGTCGAGGAGGGAGAATTTCCTTGCTGCGACCCACGGGAGGGGGCAGAAGCAGTGGGTGGAGGCCGCGGTCAGGAAGGACGGGAGGATCCTGGGGCTGAAGGTCAGGGTGCTCTGCGACGGGGGAGCCTACAGCGACTGGGCCACTACCATGCCTGAGACCACGGTCGCCATGGCCCCGGGGGTGTGCGATATCGCGAATTTCTACGGGGAGGGCCTGACCGCGTTCACCAACAAGACGCCCATCGGACCGTACAGGGGCGCGGCGAGGCCCGAGGCGACGTACCTGATCGAGAGGACGGTTGATGTAATCGCGAGGGAGCTGAAGCTCGACCCTGTCAAGGTGAGGCTGAAGAACTACGTGTCGAAGGGCAAGTTCCCGTACAAGTCGGCCGGGGACATGACCTACGACAGTGGCGACTACGAGGGGAACTTGCGGAAGGCGCTGGAGGTTTCCAAGTTCGACGAGCTGCGGAGCTTCCAAAGGGAGGCGAGGTCCCGCGGGAGGCTCGTGGGCATAGGGCTCGTGACCTACGTCGAGGTCTGCGGATTCGGCTCGAACTACCCTCAGACCGCTTCCGTGACAGTGACCCAGCATGGGAGGGTCATCGTGAACAGTGGGACGAATCCGCACGGCCAGGGACATTGGACCCCCTGGGCCCAGATTGTTTCGGACGAGCTCGGAGTGGAGGTAGACGACGTACTGGTGCAGTACGGAGACACGGCCTCTCTCCCATGGTCGACCGTGACGGCAGGGAGCAGGTCTGCGACCGTCGGAGGGACTGCAGTTCTGATGGCCACGAGGAAGGTGAAGGACAAGATGAGCAGGATTGCCGCGAAGATGCTAGGGACCGCCCCGGAGCGGGTAGTCTTCATGGACGGGAAGGTGTTCGCGGAAGGTCGACCGGGCAAGCGGCTCACATTCGCGACCGTGGCGGAGACCGCCTACTCACCGAAGAAGCTCCCGCCTGGGATGGAACCCTCGCTTTACGAATACAGCGCCTTCGCCCCAGCTGGGAACGTCTTCCCCTTCGGTACGCACGTTGTCATGGTGGAGGTCGACAGGGAGACAGGAGTCACGAAGGTGCTGAAGTATGTGGCGGTCGATGATGTCGGGAAGGTCCTCAATCCACTGATTGTAGAGGGTCAGGTCCAGGGAGGGGCGCTGCAGGGGATATCGCAGGCTCTCCTTGAACAGGTGGTGTACGACGAGAACGGCCAGCTCCTCACCTCGACCTTCTCCGAGTATCTGATACCATCGACGGACACCGCTCCGATGATCGAGTGCTTCCGGACGGAGACGCCGTCGCCTCTCAATCCTCTGGGGGTGAAAGGAGTTGGTGAAGCAGGCACTATCGCGGCTACGCCGGCGGTCGCGAACGCTGTGGAAGATGCGCTCTCTCCCTTTGGGGCGAGGGTGGAGAAACTGCCGCTAACGCCGTCCTACGTCTGGTCCCTGATGCGCGCCAAGTCCGAGGATTCCAGATAG
- a CDS encoding xanthine dehydrogenase family protein subunit M, with protein sequence MPHDGGSCLGGLQLIPRPFEYHAPKTVREAVALLKQHRGEAKVLAGGQSLIPLMKLRILSPAHLVSLNGVKGLEYIRKEKGAVSIGALTRMADIESSELLRKECPILTECAAQIADPLVRNLGTIGGNVSHADPTNDMPAVMVAWGADMVVVGPRGRRKVPASDFFRDTFTTAMAEDEILTELSLPLVRRMGGAYLKLERQAGDYGIVGVAAGLWIGDDGRCVGCGIGLTGVGPTAIKARRAEEALVGTKAGRVAIEEAAKRAAEDSKPTSDLRGSEEYKRDMVRVFAKRALSLALKRARSRSR encoded by the coding sequence TTGCCACATGACGGCGGTTCCTGCCTCGGAGGCCTTCAACTGATTCCCCGACCCTTCGAGTACCACGCGCCAAAGACAGTGCGGGAGGCCGTGGCGCTGCTGAAGCAGCACCGCGGAGAGGCCAAAGTGCTCGCCGGTGGCCAGAGTCTCATCCCACTGATGAAGCTCAGGATTCTCTCCCCTGCCCACCTCGTCAGCCTGAACGGAGTAAAGGGCCTGGAGTACATCAGGAAGGAGAAGGGGGCAGTCTCCATCGGTGCGCTGACCAGGATGGCGGATATCGAAAGCTCAGAGTTGCTCAGGAAGGAATGCCCTATCCTCACAGAGTGCGCGGCTCAGATCGCCGACCCGCTCGTCCGGAACCTGGGGACCATCGGCGGCAACGTCTCCCACGCCGACCCGACGAACGACATGCCTGCGGTGATGGTAGCCTGGGGCGCAGACATGGTCGTGGTCGGTCCGAGGGGCCGGAGGAAAGTTCCTGCTTCGGACTTTTTCCGCGACACCTTCACGACAGCCATGGCGGAGGATGAAATCCTGACCGAACTGAGCCTCCCTTTGGTCAGGCGCATGGGCGGGGCCTACCTGAAGCTGGAGAGGCAGGCGGGGGACTACGGGATCGTGGGGGTCGCGGCGGGCCTATGGATTGGAGACGACGGACGTTGCGTCGGGTGCGGGATCGGCCTCACAGGGGTGGGGCCTACTGCCATCAAGGCCCGCAGGGCCGAGGAAGCTCTTGTCGGCACGAAAGCAGGACGGGTCGCAATCGAAGAAGCTGCCAAGCGTGCGGCTGAAGACTCCAAACCCACGAGCGACCTGAGAGGGTCCGAAGAATACAAACGGGACATGGTCAGGGTTTTTGCCAAGAGGGCGCTGTCTCTTGCCCTGAAGAGGGCCAGGAGCAGATCGAGATGA